The Clostridium sp. AWRP genome has a window encoding:
- a CDS encoding cold-shock protein, whose protein sequence is MKIGTVKWFNSEKGFGFIEVPGENDVFVHFTAIQSDEPRKNLEEGQKVQFDVEEGPKGLQAANVVKL, encoded by the coding sequence ATGAAAATAGGAACAGTAAAATGGTTTAACTCAGAAAAAGGATTTGGATTTATCGAAGTACCTGGCGAAAATGATGTTTTCGTACACTTCACTGCAATCCAAAGTGATGAACCAAGAAAAAATCTTGAAGAAGGTCAAAAAGTTCAATTTGATGTTGAAGAAGGACCAAAAGGTCTTCAAGCTGCTAACGTTGTAAAACTATAA
- the sdaAA gene encoding L-serine ammonia-lyase, iron-sulfur-dependent, subunit alpha: MANTGYELIKICREKSMKIWEYTVEEEIKRGDSSRKEILAKMRKNLKVMQNAAEYGLQNKVKSISGLIGGDAYILNNYCREGKSLTGDFMIKAMARALSCSEVNAAMGKIVAAPTAGSCGIIPAAIISAGEKLNKSEDELIQALFAATGIGMIIAKNATMSGAEGGCQAECGSAAAMAAGGVVEMMGGTPEQALNASAIVIKNVLGLVCDPVAGLVEVPCAKRNVSGTVSALTTADMVMAGVYSRIPFDDTVSAMYRVGKQLPCALRETALGGLAITETGLKLKKQVLGK, encoded by the coding sequence GAAAATATGGGAATATACGGTTGAGGAAGAAATTAAAAGGGGAGATTCCAGCAGAAAAGAAATTTTAGCAAAGATGAGAAAAAATCTTAAAGTAATGCAAAATGCTGCAGAATATGGTCTGCAAAATAAAGTAAAATCTATAAGCGGACTTATAGGTGGGGATGCTTACATATTAAATAATTATTGTAGGGAAGGAAAAAGTTTAACTGGAGATTTTATGATAAAAGCCATGGCAAGGGCACTTTCATGTTCGGAAGTTAATGCTGCTATGGGAAAGATAGTGGCTGCACCTACAGCAGGTTCTTGTGGAATAATACCTGCGGCAATAATAAGTGCAGGAGAAAAGCTAAATAAGAGTGAGGATGAATTGATTCAAGCACTCTTTGCAGCAACTGGAATTGGAATGATAATAGCTAAAAATGCCACTATGTCAGGAGCTGAAGGCGGCTGCCAGGCAGAGTGTGGTTCTGCAGCTGCTATGGCAGCAGGAGGAGTAGTTGAGATGATGGGTGGTACTCCAGAGCAAGCTTTAAATGCCAGTGCTATAGTGATAAAAAATGTATTAGGATTAGTTTGTGATCCTGTGGCAGGTCTTGTAGAAGTACCTTGTGCCAAGCGAAATGTTTCAGGAACTGTAAGTGCACTAACTACAGCAGATATGGTTATGGCAGGTGTATACAGTAGAATACCTTTTGATGATACTGTTTCGGCAATGTATAGGGTTGGAAAACAACTTCCCTGTGCACTTAGGGAGACAGCACTTGGAGGACTTGCAATTACAGAAACTGGCCTTAAATTAAAAAAGCAGGTACTTGGAAAATAA